ATGCGGATGGCCTGGAGGTTCGCGCCGATCAACTGTACCCCGTAGCGCTCGAGCACACCGTTGTCGGCCAGAGCGACGGCCAGATTCAGACCGGTTTGTCCGCCAACGGTCGGCAGCAACGCATCCGGTCGCTCGCGCTCGATGATCGCCGTCAGGACCTCGACCGTGAGCGGCTCGATGTAAGTCCGATCGGCAAACTCCGGATCAGTCATGATCGTGGCCGGGTTGGAATTGACCAGGATCACAAAGTAACCTTCGCTGCGCAGGGCCTTGCAAGCTTGCGTTCCCGAATAATCAAATTCGCAGGCCTGACCAATGACAATAGGTCCGGAGCCGATGATGAGGATTTTCTCAATGTCCGTTCGCTTTGGCATCCACGTTCGTCTGTCCCGGTGTCGTCACAAACCTGAATCTTACGCTGAGCCAGCGAGAGAATGCAAGGGAAGTATCGGCTGACACCTGAAACTATTGACGTCCACGCGGGAGAGGGAACGGGACGCGAATCACTGCGCCGGAGGAGAAAAACCGAGCGTGAGGAAGACAAGAAAGATCAGCGAGTAGACGATCTCCAGTATGCCGATGCGCGTGAGATTGAGCCATCGCACCGGCCGCAGTAAAGCCCACAATGTTCGCGCAAGGATGGGCACGAAGGCGCAGAGGACGAACAGGTTCACCCGTCCGGTGACGGCCAACAGGACCAGTGCGGCGAGCAGAAACGAATGGTAGAAGAGGCACTGTCGCCACACGCTCCGCTGCGCCTCTTCCCGCCGCCGACCCGCGCTGAGCACGCGCAACTTCACATAGAAGACGGATGAGGTGAAGTAGAGAGCTGACAGAACCCACAACCAGAGAGCGGTGCTCTCCCATCGTCCCCGCGCCACGTAATAGGCCGCCGGCGCCGCCAGCGTCAATCCCGTGATGGCGAGGATTTCGCCGAGAACCGTCCGATCTTCCAGCGATTCGGCCTGTCGGAGATTGAGAAGGAGCAAAACTCCGGCCAAGAGGCCGAGCGGAACGAGGCCCAAGAGGTGATGCCAGAGAACAAGCGGGGCGCCGGTCACGAGAGCGACGGCCAGATAGAACCGAGCCAGGCGCTCCGCTTCGGGAACGCTTCGGCCTCGCTGTCGCGCCCGCCACCAGGCGACGAGAGATTCGCGGGCAATGAAAAGAGCCATGACCGATATGATCAGTAAAATCAATCGCCCCGAGACCTGTCGGGCCACCAGCATACCCAGCGCCAGCGAGACTGACACCATCGCCCATGCACCGTGCTCTTTGGGGAGTTTCCATTGTGCTCGGAGACTCATCTGCGTCCCTCCGCGAAATTCCCTGAGAGCGCAGGCATCTTACCTGCCCCTTTGGCCCATGAGTAAGGAGCCCACCGGAAGCGGGGCTCCCGCCTCTTCGACGTTCGTGGCGAGCCCGCGGGCTTCATACGAACACCTGCTCTGAGGCCCCTGACCGATGGATACGGATTGTCTCGTCTCCTCCGCATCTGGATGAGCTTTTCACTGTCGTCGGAGCCGCCCGCGCTTCATGAGAAGCTTTTCCGTCGCGCAGGCTCTCCAGCCCACGCTTCCCGCGAGATAGCCGACTGAGAAAAGTTTGTGCTCGCGCGAGGGCCCTATCTCGTCCACGCTGCTTCCAACTGCGAGGCCACCTCCTCATAGTGCGCGTGTGTCCGCAGTCCTTTGTCCTCTTCCATCCGCTCGAATGCCTGCGCGAGCGATGCTTGCGCCGAGGAATCGAGGACTTGCTCGGCCATCGGAAAGAGGACATTATCCTCTTTGAAGATGTGCTGGGTCAATAACTCGATGTACCGACGGGCGGGCGGGATGATCTCCTGTCCGGCAGCACGATCCCCTGCCGTGTAAGCTTCCACCGCACGACTGATCTGGGCGACGAGGTGGCGCCCCACTTCGTGCTCGTAGAGCATCACGCCGATCGGTCCTCCCTCGCGAGGGACGCCGTGCTCTTCGAGTGCGGGAAAGAGCATCTGTTCTTCCTTCCGGTGGTGGCAGCCGTCGGCGAAATCCCGAATGAAGGCGATCACCTGCGACAGGACATCGGGGGGAACCGCCTCGCCCCGCTCCAGCTTCCCGCAGATTCCCTCAATGGCTCTCAAGACCTTTTCGATGATCCGATGTTCGTGACTGAGAATTTCAACGGGTGTTGGCATGGTGTGTTCTCCTTTCATTGTGATCCGGCATACATTTCGAGAGACGAGAATAATCCAGGGGAGCGAGAGTGCGCCGTGACTTAGGTCACGCGCCCGGCCCGAAAAGATGCCGTTGGACCCCTCGACCGACGATCGAGGCCTGGTTCACGAGCGGACTTCAGGGCGGAGGCATGGATTTTCCGCCCCAAGCGGCATGGGCAGCCAGAGGGTGGAGAGCGACGAGAGCACATCCGGGAGCGGCCCGGGGTTCAATCTTGACGACCGAAGATCCCTATGTTAGTTTGCCGACTCTGTTGCCATCGGGGATGATGGGCTGGGAATTTCGCCGAGGAGTTTCGCCTGCGGATTCAGATGACAGAGCTGAAGAAGACACCGCTCTTTGAGCTGCACGAGGTCTTGGGAGCACGATTCGTTGACTTCGCCGGATGGTGGATGCCGGTCCAGTACACCGGGGCGATTGACGAGCATCTGGCGGTGCGCACAGCGGCCGGATTGTTCGACATCAGTCACATGGGGCGATTTGAGCTGCGGGGCCCGGATGCCCTGGCCGCGATTCAGATGCTCACGCCCAACGATGCCTCCCGGTTGCGCGACCATCAGGCCCAGTATTCAGCGCTCACGACCGAGCAGGGGACCTTCGTTGACGACATCACCGTGTATCGCGTCAGCGTGGACCATTTCATGCTCTGCGTCAACGCGGCCAATCGGGAAAAAGATTTCCGCTGGATCGCAGACCATCTTCAGGGGCGGGCGGTGGATCTCTACGATGTGAGCAGCTCCTATGCCCAGATCGCTCTTCAGGGTCCGGCCGCCGAACAGACGTTGCAGTCGCTCACCGATGTCGTCCTCAGCCGCATTCGCTACTACTGGTTCGATCAGGGGGAGGTGGCGGGGATTTCCTGTCTCATTGCCCGCATGGGGTACACCGGTGAAGATGGATTCGAACTCTACGTCCCGGCGGAATCGGTCGAATGGGTGTGGAATCGCATTCTCGATGCCGGACGGGACGTCGGTCTGAAACCCTGTGGACTGGCAGCCCGCAACACGCTTCGGTTGGAAGCTGCCATGCTGCTCTACGGCAATGACATTGATGAGACGACGACCGTACTCGAAGCCAATCTGGGCTGGATGGTGAAGTTTGACAAAGGAGAATTTCTGGGCCGCGACGCCCTCTGGCGGCAGAAACAGGAAGGTCTGCGGCGACGCCTTGTGGGTTTTGAAGTGCGCGACCGCGCACCCGCCCGCGAGGGATATCCCGTTCTCATCAACGGTCAGCCCGTCGGTCAGGTCACGTCCGGGAGCTTCGCCCCGTTTCTCAAGAAAAATATCGGATTGACCTACCTTCCAATAGAGTACACCGACGTGGGGACTCGCTTTCAGGTCCTCATCCGGCAGCGACCGGTCGAAGCGGAGGTGGTCCCCACGCCGTTTTACAAGCGGCCGAAATAGAAAATCTTGGGAGGGAAGTGAGCATGGCCAACTACCCTGAGGATTGCCTCTACACCCGCGAACACGAATGGATTCGCGTGGAAGATGATACCGGTGTGATTGGTATCACCGACTACGCGCAGGCGGCGCTCGGAGACATCGTCTATGTCGAACTGCCGAGCGTCGGCGATAGCTTCAGCCAGGCCGAGCCCTTCGGCAATGTCGAGTCGGTGAAAGCCGTGAGTGAACTGTTCATGCCCGTGAGCGGTGAGGTGATTGCCGTCAACGAGGATCTGACCGATTCGCCCGAACTCGTCAATCAGGACCCTTATGGCGACGGGTGGATGATCAAGATCACCATTAGCGATCCCGACGAGCTGGAAACGCTCATGTCGGCCAGCGAGTACGAAGAGTTCGTCAAGGAAGAAGAGAAAGGAAAATGAGCCTCCTCCGCGAGACGAAGGCCGCGCCT
This is a stretch of genomic DNA from Blastocatellia bacterium. It encodes these proteins:
- a CDS encoding hemerythrin domain-containing protein: MPTPVEILSHEHRIIEKVLRAIEGICGKLERGEAVPPDVLSQVIAFIRDFADGCHHRKEEQMLFPALEEHGVPREGGPIGVMLYEHEVGRHLVAQISRAVEAYTAGDRAAGQEIIPPARRYIELLTQHIFKEDNVLFPMAEQVLDSSAQASLAQAFERMEEDKGLRTHAHYEEVASQLEAAWTR
- a CDS encoding YwiC-like family protein, encoding MSLRAQWKLPKEHGAWAMVSVSLALGMLVARQVSGRLILLIISVMALFIARESLVAWWRARQRGRSVPEAERLARFYLAVALVTGAPLVLWHHLLGLVPLGLLAGVLLLLNLRQAESLEDRTVLGEILAITGLTLAAPAAYYVARGRWESTALWLWVLSALYFTSSVFYVKLRVLSAGRRREEAQRSVWRQCLFYHSFLLAALVLLAVTGRVNLFVLCAFVPILARTLWALLRPVRWLNLTRIGILEIVYSLIFLVFLTLGFSPPAQ
- the gcvT gene encoding glycine cleavage system aminomethyltransferase GcvT yields the protein MTELKKTPLFELHEVLGARFVDFAGWWMPVQYTGAIDEHLAVRTAAGLFDISHMGRFELRGPDALAAIQMLTPNDASRLRDHQAQYSALTTEQGTFVDDITVYRVSVDHFMLCVNAANREKDFRWIADHLQGRAVDLYDVSSSYAQIALQGPAAEQTLQSLTDVVLSRIRYYWFDQGEVAGISCLIARMGYTGEDGFELYVPAESVEWVWNRILDAGRDVGLKPCGLAARNTLRLEAAMLLYGNDIDETTTVLEANLGWMVKFDKGEFLGRDALWRQKQEGLRRRLVGFEVRDRAPAREGYPVLINGQPVGQVTSGSFAPFLKKNIGLTYLPIEYTDVGTRFQVLIRQRPVEAEVVPTPFYKRPK
- the gcvH gene encoding glycine cleavage system protein GcvH, with product MANYPEDCLYTREHEWIRVEDDTGVIGITDYAQAALGDIVYVELPSVGDSFSQAEPFGNVESVKAVSELFMPVSGEVIAVNEDLTDSPELVNQDPYGDGWMIKITISDPDELETLMSASEYEEFVKEEEKGK
- the carB gene encoding carbamoyl phosphate synthase large subunit (four CarB-CarA dimers form the carbamoyl phosphate synthetase holoenzyme that catalyzes the production of carbamoyl phosphate; CarB is responsible for the amidotransferase activity), which encodes MPKRTDIEKILIIGSGPIVIGQACEFDYSGTQACKALRSEGYFVILVNSNPATIMTDPEFADRTYIEPLTVEVLTAIIERERPDALLPTVGGQTGLNLAVALADNGVLERYGVQLIGANLQAIR